In Thermovenabulum gondwanense, a single window of DNA contains:
- a CDS encoding glycyl-radical enzyme activating protein: MKEGIIFDIKRYAIHDGPGIRTTVFFKKCPLNCWWCHNPEGISPSKELMYFEYKCIFCKTCQLVCPLNAISINERIHKINRESCNGCGICSESCPTGALRLVGRTVTCNELIEEIEKDTLLYDSSGGGVTFSGGEPLSQSAFLIEVLKECKKRYIHTALDTSGYAPGNIFESVIDYVDLFLFDIKLFDEKNHIKYTGVSNKLIKQNLSLLLEKGRGKDIILRFPVITGITDTEENIESLASFIASLKGINEIDLLPFHDICEKYQRLGKEYKMPTNQAPPEEKIKYIKNKFEKIGLFVKIGG; the protein is encoded by the coding sequence ATGAAAGAAGGTATAATATTTGACATAAAAAGGTATGCCATACACGACGGTCCAGGTATTAGAACTACTGTTTTTTTTAAAAAATGTCCTTTAAATTGCTGGTGGTGCCATAATCCGGAAGGAATCTCTCCTTCAAAAGAATTAATGTATTTTGAGTATAAATGCATTTTTTGTAAGACCTGCCAATTAGTTTGCCCGTTAAATGCAATTTCTATTAATGAAAGGATTCATAAAATTAACCGCGAATCCTGCAATGGATGTGGAATTTGTTCCGAATCATGTCCTACGGGTGCTTTAAGGCTTGTAGGAAGAACCGTTACTTGCAATGAATTAATTGAAGAGATTGAAAAAGACACCCTTTTGTATGATTCATCAGGAGGCGGGGTTACTTTTTCAGGAGGAGAACCTCTTTCCCAGTCAGCTTTCTTAATTGAAGTCCTGAAGGAGTGCAAAAAAAGGTACATCCATACCGCTCTTGACACCTCAGGATATGCTCCCGGCAATATTTTTGAATCAGTTATCGATTATGTGGATTTATTCCTTTTCGATATCAAACTTTTCGATGAAAAAAACCACATAAAATATACTGGAGTTTCAAATAAATTAATAAAGCAGAACCTGTCGCTACTTTTGGAAAAAGGCAGGGGAAAGGACATAATATTACGCTTTCCCGTAATTACGGGTATTACCGATACTGAAGAAAATATTGAAAGTTTAGCTTCCTTTATAGCTTCACTAAAAGGAATTAATGAAATAGATCTATTGCCCTTTCACGACATCTGTGAGAAATATCAAAGATTGGGGAAAGAATACAAAATGCCCACCAACCAGGCTCCTCCGGAAGAAAAAATAAAATATATCAAAAATAAATTCGAAAAAATAGGGCTATTCGTCAAAATCGGAGGATAA